A genomic stretch from Desulfohalobium retbaense DSM 5692 includes:
- the recA gene encoding recombinase RecA, with translation MARKPNVSPEELRKEALDTALTTIERKYGQGAVMRLSDDAHQAVPFIPTGSVGLDLALGIGGIPRGRVVEIYGPESSGKTTLALEIIAQAQKGGGNAAFVDAEHALDVNYARRLGVKTDELVVSQPDYGEQALEIADLLVRSGALDVIVVDSVAALIPQAELEGNMGETQVGSQARLMSHAMRKLTGSIHRSKTSVIFINQIRMKIGMTGYGSPETTTGGNALKFYSSVRLDIRRIQTLKDKEEFYGNRARVKVVKNKVAPPFREAQFDILYGTGISKEGELLDMGVEHGIVDKSGSWYAYGSERLGQGKENVRAFLQQNPEISQDIENKLLVHLGMKDNGQEPAADGGEEQTEE, from the coding sequence ATGGCCCGTAAACCGAATGTTTCACCGGAAGAATTGCGGAAAGAAGCCCTTGATACGGCGCTGACCACCATTGAGCGCAAATACGGCCAAGGGGCGGTGATGCGGTTGTCCGATGACGCCCACCAAGCAGTGCCCTTCATTCCGACGGGCTCCGTGGGGCTGGATCTGGCCCTGGGCATCGGCGGCATCCCGCGAGGCCGCGTGGTGGAAATCTATGGGCCCGAGTCCTCGGGGAAGACGACCCTGGCCTTGGAAATTATCGCCCAGGCCCAAAAGGGTGGCGGCAATGCCGCTTTCGTCGATGCCGAACACGCCTTGGACGTCAACTATGCCAGGCGCCTCGGGGTCAAGACCGACGAACTGGTCGTCTCGCAGCCGGACTACGGCGAACAGGCCCTGGAAATCGCCGACCTGCTCGTGCGCTCCGGGGCGTTGGATGTCATTGTCGTCGACTCGGTGGCCGCGCTTATTCCGCAGGCCGAACTCGAGGGCAACATGGGCGAAACCCAGGTCGGCAGCCAAGCCCGACTCATGTCCCACGCCATGCGGAAGTTGACCGGCTCTATCCACCGCTCCAAAACCTCGGTCATCTTTATCAACCAGATCCGGATGAAGATCGGCATGACCGGGTACGGCAGCCCGGAAACGACCACAGGCGGCAACGCCCTCAAATTCTATTCCTCGGTCCGGCTGGATATTCGCCGCATTCAGACTTTGAAGGACAAGGAAGAGTTTTACGGCAACCGGGCCCGGGTCAAGGTGGTCAAGAACAAGGTCGCGCCCCCGTTTCGCGAGGCCCAGTTTGATATCCTGTATGGAACCGGGATCTCCAAAGAAGGCGAACTCCTGGATATGGGCGTGGAGCATGGCATCGTGGACAAGTCCGGATCCTGGTACGCCTACGGCTCAGAGCGTCTGGGACAGGGCAAGGAAAATGTGCGGGCCTTTTTGCAGCAAAACCCGGAAATCAGTCAGGATATTGAAAACAAACTTCTCGTGCATCTGGGAATGAAGGATAACGGGCAGGAGCCAGCCGCTGACGGCGGCGAGGAACAAACCGAAGAATAG
- the dnaK gene encoding molecular chaperone DnaK: protein MGKIIGIDLGTTNSCVYVMEGKEAKCVNNPEGGRTTPSIIAFTDKERLVGDIAKRQSVTNPERTVHGVKRLMGRDYDDPQIKEWREKSPYKIVAGSKNDAYVEVEDKKYSPPEISAMLLQKLKTDAEAYLGETVTDAVITVPAYFNDSQRQATRDAGRIAGLEVKRIINEPTAASLAYGLDKKTNEKIAVFDLGGGTFDISILEVGDNVVEVRSTHGDTFLGGEDFDQRIVNHLVDEFKKENGIDLSADRMALQRLREAAEKAKKELSTSMEAEINLPFITADQTGPKHMNMKLSRAKLEALVEDLVERTMAPCKTALQDAELKAGEIDEVILVGGMTRMPLVQKKVQEFFGKEPHRGVNPDEVVAMGAAIQGGILGGDVKDVLLLDVTPLSLGIETMGGVSTKLIEKNTTIPARKSQVFTTAADNQPSVSIHVLQGERPMAQDNKSLGRFELTGIPAAPRGVPQIEVTFDIDANGMVNVSAKDLGTGKEQSISIQPSSGLSEDEIDKMVKEAESHAEEDEKKRKLIEARNQADNLIYTTEKSLRDLGDKVEDDVKADIEQKIEALKKTMEGEDEEAIKKATDELSQASHQLAQKLYEQQQGGQAAGDAGGEQAQQDASSGGQDDEDVVDADYTEVK from the coding sequence ATGGGCAAAATCATCGGCATAGACCTGGGGACAACCAACAGTTGTGTCTACGTCATGGAAGGCAAGGAAGCGAAGTGCGTGAACAATCCCGAAGGCGGGCGCACGACCCCTTCCATTATCGCCTTTACGGATAAAGAACGCTTGGTCGGCGATATCGCCAAACGCCAGTCGGTCACCAACCCGGAACGCACGGTTCACGGGGTCAAGCGACTGATGGGCCGCGATTACGACGACCCCCAAATCAAGGAATGGCGGGAAAAGAGCCCCTACAAGATCGTCGCGGGCTCCAAAAACGACGCCTATGTCGAGGTGGAGGATAAAAAGTACAGTCCTCCGGAAATCTCGGCCATGCTCCTACAAAAGTTGAAAACCGACGCTGAGGCCTATCTCGGCGAAACGGTCACTGATGCAGTCATCACCGTGCCGGCCTATTTCAATGACAGCCAACGGCAGGCCACCCGTGACGCCGGGCGTATCGCCGGTTTGGAAGTCAAGCGGATCATCAACGAACCGACCGCTGCTTCCTTGGCTTACGGCCTGGACAAGAAAACGAACGAAAAGATCGCTGTCTTTGACCTTGGCGGCGGAACCTTTGATATCTCCATCCTCGAAGTCGGGGACAACGTCGTTGAAGTCCGCTCCACCCACGGCGATACCTTCCTCGGGGGCGAGGACTTCGACCAGCGGATCGTGAACCACCTGGTCGACGAATTCAAAAAGGAAAACGGCATCGATCTTTCCGCTGACCGCATGGCCCTGCAACGGCTGCGCGAGGCTGCGGAAAAGGCCAAGAAAGAACTCTCCACCTCCATGGAGGCGGAGATCAATCTGCCGTTTATCACCGCCGACCAGACCGGCCCCAAGCACATGAACATGAAGCTTTCCCGGGCCAAACTCGAGGCCCTGGTCGAAGATCTGGTCGAGCGGACCATGGCGCCGTGCAAGACCGCCTTGCAGGACGCCGAACTCAAGGCCGGAGAGATCGACGAGGTCATTCTCGTCGGCGGCATGACCCGCATGCCCCTGGTCCAGAAAAAGGTGCAGGAATTCTTTGGTAAGGAACCGCACCGCGGCGTGAACCCCGATGAGGTCGTGGCCATGGGGGCGGCCATCCAGGGCGGCATCCTGGGCGGCGACGTCAAGGACGTGCTCCTGCTCGACGTGACCCCGCTCTCCCTGGGCATCGAAACCATGGGCGGCGTGTCCACCAAGCTCATCGAGAAGAACACGACCATCCCGGCCCGCAAGAGCCAGGTCTTTACCACTGCCGCGGACAATCAGCCCTCGGTGTCCATCCATGTCCTGCAGGGTGAACGCCCGATGGCTCAGGACAACAAGAGCCTGGGACGCTTCGAGTTGACCGGTATCCCGGCCGCGCCGCGCGGCGTGCCACAAATCGAGGTCACCTTCGACATTGACGCCAACGGCATGGTCAATGTTTCGGCCAAGGACCTCGGCACCGGCAAGGAACAGTCCATCAGCATTCAGCCCTCCAGCGGTCTCTCGGAAGACGAGATCGACAAGATGGTCAAGGAAGCTGAATCCCACGCTGAAGAGGACGAAAAGAAGCGTAAGCTCATCGAGGCCCGCAATCAGGCCGACAACCTGATCTACACCACGGAGAAATCCTTGCGCGACCTCGGTGACAAGGTCGAGGACGACGTCAAGGCCGATATCGAACAAAAGATCGAGGCCCTGAAAAAGACAATGGAAGGTGAGGACGAAGAGGCGATCAAGAAAGCCACTGACGAACTCTCCCAGGCCTCCCATCAACTGGCCCAGAAGCTCTACGAACAGCAGCAAGGTGGCCAGGCCGCGGGCGACGCCGGCGGTGAACAGGCCCAGCAGGACGCCTCCAGCGGCGGACAAGACGATGAAGACGTCGTCGACGCCGACTACACTGAAGTCAAATAA
- the hrcA gene encoding heat-inducible transcriptional repressor HrcA: MDLFSREQTILRIIVEAYIETASPVGSRYVARHSGLDLSPASIRNSMADLTEACYLEQPHTSAGRVPTGRAFRFYLDTILQLRALSFDEESFIQHRLGAPGLEISQLLQRAAKLLASLSRQVSMVLAPQHDTIRWQQIDFVRVRADTVMAILVAQGGIIRQRLISVEEPLSQDDLIVLSNYLNTHFRDRPIHEVKTAILHELQQVHGALDALTARALQLAGATCLESDNDRNLFVNGTSRILDHPEFADLQNARELLSLLEERTRLYTLLDKISLDHPAVTLGNEFDDKQLQDCSVVSAPYRLHGHPLGLVSVIGPMRMNYAKVVPVVDFTAQILTQLLQSR; encoded by the coding sequence ATGGATCTTTTTTCCCGCGAACAGACCATCCTGCGGATTATCGTCGAGGCGTATATCGAAACGGCCTCGCCGGTCGGTTCGCGCTATGTCGCCCGTCATTCCGGCCTGGACCTGAGCCCCGCCAGTATCCGCAATTCCATGGCCGACCTCACCGAGGCCTGTTACCTCGAACAGCCCCACACTTCGGCCGGACGCGTGCCCACCGGGCGGGCATTTCGCTTTTATCTCGACACCATTTTACAATTGCGCGCCCTGAGTTTTGATGAAGAATCCTTCATTCAGCACCGCTTGGGGGCTCCCGGACTGGAAATTTCACAGCTGCTGCAACGGGCCGCGAAGCTGCTGGCCTCCTTATCCCGGCAGGTCAGCATGGTCCTGGCTCCACAGCATGATACCATCCGATGGCAGCAGATCGATTTTGTCCGCGTCCGGGCTGATACGGTCATGGCCATCCTGGTCGCTCAGGGCGGCATCATCAGGCAACGGTTGATTTCCGTCGAGGAACCGTTGTCGCAAGACGATCTCATCGTTTTGAGCAACTATCTCAATACCCATTTCCGGGACCGCCCCATCCACGAGGTCAAGACCGCTATTTTACACGAACTCCAGCAGGTCCACGGGGCCCTGGACGCCCTTACGGCTCGCGCCCTGCAGCTCGCTGGCGCAACCTGTCTGGAAAGCGACAACGACCGCAACCTTTTCGTCAACGGGACATCCCGAATCCTCGACCATCCTGAATTCGCGGATCTCCAGAACGCTCGGGAACTCCTCTCCCTTCTGGAAGAACGCACCCGCCTGTATACCCTGCTTGACAAAATCTCCTTGGATCACCCGGCGGTCACCCTGGGCAACGAATTCGACGACAAACAGCTCCAGGATTGCTCGGTTGTTTCCGCTCCCTACCGGCTTCACGGCCACCCTCTCGGCCTGGTCAGCGTCATCGGTCCCATGCGCATGAATTACGCAAAAGTGGTTCCGGTGGTTGACTTCACCGCTCAGATACTTACTCAACTACTCCAAAGCAGATAA
- the gatC gene encoding Asp-tRNA(Asn)/Glu-tRNA(Gln) amidotransferase subunit GatC, whose product MKIDTREVAHVATLSRLELDEATLNEYRGQLDAILDYMETLGEVDTTGVEPMYSPVEHHTVLREDTAADEFAREEVLGNAPDTDGAYFKVPKVL is encoded by the coding sequence ATGAAAATCGATACCCGCGAGGTCGCCCACGTCGCCACTCTCAGCCGGTTGGAACTCGACGAGGCCACGCTCAATGAATACCGAGGCCAGCTCGACGCCATTCTGGATTATATGGAAACCCTGGGCGAGGTCGACACCACCGGAGTCGAACCGATGTACAGCCCGGTGGAACACCACACTGTCCTGCGCGAGGACACCGCGGCCGACGAGTTCGCGCGTGAAGAGGTCCTGGGCAATGCCCCTGACACCGACGGGGCCTACTTCAAGGTCCCCAAGGTCCTCTAA
- the grpE gene encoding nucleotide exchange factor GrpE — MKQKNTPNEQEQQAAEAQEVEQPAETVPGEELTDEELYALCQDRICPDCPQMHEAKNEKLRALADAENYKRRMTKEKDDHVKFASEKVLEDIVPIIDTLELALQHGRNVEGCQDVVQGVEMTHKLFLDTLQKHGLDQLGSTGEEFDPAIHEALAEEERADMDKGMVCQIMQRGYRLKGRLLRPAKVMVSKNCENS, encoded by the coding sequence ATGAAGCAGAAAAACACCCCCAACGAACAGGAACAGCAGGCCGCTGAAGCGCAAGAAGTGGAACAACCCGCTGAAACGGTCCCCGGCGAGGAACTCACCGACGAGGAACTCTACGCCCTGTGCCAGGACCGGATCTGTCCGGATTGTCCTCAGATGCACGAGGCCAAAAATGAAAAACTCCGCGCTTTGGCCGATGCTGAGAACTATAAGCGCCGCATGACCAAGGAAAAGGACGACCACGTCAAATTCGCCTCGGAAAAGGTGCTCGAGGATATCGTCCCCATCATCGACACCCTGGAACTCGCCCTGCAACACGGCAGAAATGTCGAGGGCTGCCAGGATGTCGTTCAAGGGGTTGAAATGACGCACAAGCTATTCCTGGACACCTTGCAGAAGCACGGCCTGGATCAACTCGGCAGCACCGGGGAAGAATTCGATCCCGCGATCCATGAGGCCCTGGCCGAAGAAGAGCGCGCCGACATGGACAAGGGCATGGTCTGCCAGATCATGCAGCGCGGCTACCGTCTCAAAGGGCGCCTGTTGCGTCCCGCCAAAGTCATGGTCAGCAAAAATTGTGAAAATTCGTAA
- the rfbD gene encoding dTDP-4-dehydrorhamnose reductase → MNDANTDQTAVVFGGKRGLLGQALVQTLQEQGWRVCALGREDVDVDSQEALTDLLSRLRPGAVFNTVAYTQVDAAETDVQNARLLNQSFPCRLGRALPSPEIPVVHFSTDFVFGGDQRTPYTPLDTPRPGTVYGKTKLEGEKALLQLDLRRLFIVRTAWLFGPGKENFVSKMLKLSAEHSRLRVVHDQIGSPTYTLDLAAYTLHLLEKTPAGLYHIANSGRASWCELASEALALYGSSCQVEAITAAEYPQQAVRPAYSVLDNTAFSQATGIKPRPWPQALRDYIYLSVECSG, encoded by the coding sequence ATGAACGACGCTAACACCGACCAGACAGCCGTCGTCTTCGGCGGCAAACGTGGACTGCTGGGGCAGGCCCTGGTGCAAACCCTGCAAGAACAGGGATGGCGGGTCTGCGCCCTTGGCCGTGAGGATGTGGATGTCGATTCCCAGGAAGCCCTGACGGATCTCCTCTCCCGGCTCCGGCCCGGCGCCGTGTTCAACACCGTGGCCTATACCCAGGTCGATGCGGCGGAAACCGATGTCCAGAACGCCCGGCTTCTGAACCAAAGCTTTCCCTGCCGTCTTGGACGGGCCCTGCCCTCCCCGGAAATCCCTGTGGTCCATTTCAGTACGGACTTTGTTTTCGGGGGCGACCAGCGCACGCCGTACACCCCGCTGGATACGCCCCGGCCCGGAACTGTCTATGGCAAAACCAAGCTCGAAGGGGAAAAAGCGCTTTTGCAACTGGACTTGCGCCGGTTGTTCATCGTCCGCACAGCCTGGCTTTTTGGACCGGGAAAAGAGAATTTCGTCTCGAAGATGCTCAAGCTGTCCGCCGAGCATTCCCGACTCCGCGTTGTCCACGACCAGATCGGATCCCCGACCTATACCCTGGACCTCGCGGCCTACACACTCCACCTCCTTGAAAAGACCCCCGCCGGACTGTACCACATCGCCAACAGCGGACGGGCAAGTTGGTGCGAGTTGGCTTCGGAGGCCCTGGCCCTGTACGGCAGTTCCTGCCAAGTCGAGGCCATCACCGCCGCCGAATACCCCCAGCAAGCTGTCCGGCCAGCCTATTCGGTTCTCGACAACACAGCGTTTTCCCAGGCGACCGGAATCAAACCCCGCCCTTGGCCGCAAGCCCTGCGGGATTATATTTACCTGAGTGTGGAGTGCAGCGGCTAA
- a CDS encoding penicillin-binding protein activator: MMPQKLCLICLIGFVLISGCAVKPPLPTQEKPPTALEEQAARMWQAQNYARSLRLYQELLQTQDLDQETQRTAWRRVSRSALELGRFERAVQSLRQWAQVDPKTRENWTWHELYTQALGETEGAQKAREHLHTVAVAPNTVWSVRRPAAERLTTAYWQQGSFARFAAVQSAVHQAASTPEQRKLIESSLLETVQDAPEAQWQNLLDQIGPLGPKRYPHNILQWVWTRRQLAEERIGWAAAWHRLEAVVRGETLALTPVFRETLDALRQEYGTPEQEIGLLVPLSGSYARFGRDIVRGASAAQWQISRHGGKITVHVINTAAENWQHQLNRLPENIQLIGGPLRQSSWKAITQLAPTKRAFFTFLSSLPASTEGRQAWRFFASTADQSRALVKAASALGIDKIAILYPQETFGRRMAASFWEQSRQHNATITGLAHYLPDAPTRWSGTVGDFLRVPDKETSSETTGEGNQTARPEPDFGAVFLPDTLSKAQLMVPNFFYHDEDRLLFLGPRLWSQALARGADLEQRYFRLALTPGAWSPGMQRTGLDALRQELEMSGLPGPNFWSGLGYDFVRFAARFDDPAPGFTADELNSRLHAFSGFSWALAPIQWDREGHARQDLFVFQPVSGGLRPANLDALGRRLERTKKAHAARRQARNDSNSTQPKEQTVSSSEQ, from the coding sequence ATGATGCCTCAAAAACTTTGCCTTATATGCCTGATCGGCTTCGTGTTGATCTCCGGCTGTGCAGTCAAGCCACCCTTGCCCACCCAGGAAAAGCCGCCCACGGCCCTGGAAGAACAGGCGGCCAGGATGTGGCAGGCCCAGAATTACGCCCGCAGTCTGCGCCTGTATCAAGAACTTCTCCAAACCCAGGATCTGGACCAGGAAACGCAACGCACGGCTTGGCGCCGAGTCAGTCGCAGTGCACTGGAGTTGGGTCGCTTCGAACGTGCGGTGCAGAGTCTGCGCCAGTGGGCCCAGGTCGACCCTAAGACCCGGGAAAACTGGACCTGGCATGAACTCTACACCCAGGCTCTGGGAGAGACCGAAGGCGCCCAGAAGGCCCGGGAGCACCTCCATACGGTTGCTGTTGCACCGAACACGGTCTGGAGCGTCCGCCGCCCAGCCGCCGAACGGCTGACCACCGCCTACTGGCAACAAGGCAGCTTTGCGCGCTTCGCTGCAGTCCAGAGCGCGGTGCACCAAGCCGCCTCCACCCCGGAACAGCGCAAACTTATCGAATCCTCCCTGCTCGAGACCGTCCAGGACGCCCCTGAGGCCCAATGGCAAAATCTATTGGACCAGATTGGTCCCTTAGGACCAAAGCGCTATCCGCACAATATCCTGCAGTGGGTCTGGACCCGGCGCCAACTTGCTGAGGAACGTATCGGCTGGGCGGCTGCCTGGCACCGATTGGAAGCTGTCGTCCGCGGGGAAACCCTAGCCCTGACGCCTGTTTTCCGAGAGACCTTGGACGCCCTTCGTCAGGAGTACGGCACGCCGGAACAGGAGATCGGCCTGCTCGTGCCCTTGAGTGGCTCCTACGCCCGCTTCGGACGCGATATTGTCCGCGGCGCCAGTGCCGCCCAGTGGCAGATCTCACGGCACGGGGGCAAAATCACCGTTCACGTCATCAACACCGCGGCCGAGAACTGGCAACACCAGTTGAACCGCTTGCCAGAGAACATCCAACTCATCGGCGGGCCACTGCGGCAGTCCAGTTGGAAGGCGATCACCCAGCTCGCCCCCACGAAGCGGGCTTTTTTCACCTTCCTGTCCAGCCTCCCCGCCAGCACAGAAGGACGCCAAGCCTGGCGCTTTTTTGCCAGCACCGCAGACCAGAGCCGCGCCCTGGTCAAAGCGGCCTCGGCTCTGGGGATCGACAAAATCGCCATCCTGTATCCCCAGGAAACCTTTGGCCGGCGCATGGCGGCCTCGTTCTGGGAGCAGAGCCGCCAGCACAACGCGACCATCACCGGTCTGGCCCATTACCTTCCCGACGCTCCGACCCGCTGGAGCGGGACGGTGGGCGATTTTCTGCGCGTCCCGGACAAAGAAACGAGCAGCGAAACCACAGGTGAGGGGAATCAGACCGCTCGCCCGGAACCCGACTTCGGGGCTGTCTTCCTGCCGGACACGCTCTCCAAGGCCCAGCTGATGGTCCCCAATTTCTTTTACCACGACGAAGACCGGCTTCTGTTTCTCGGACCCCGGCTCTGGAGCCAGGCCCTGGCCCGGGGCGCGGATCTGGAGCAGCGCTACTTCCGGCTGGCGCTCACCCCGGGCGCCTGGAGTCCCGGGATGCAACGGACCGGACTGGACGCTTTACGGCAGGAACTGGAGATGTCCGGTCTGCCCGGGCCGAATTTCTGGAGCGGGCTCGGCTATGATTTCGTCCGCTTTGCCGCCAGGTTCGATGATCCCGCTCCCGGGTTCACTGCGGACGAACTCAACAGCCGGCTCCATGCGTTTTCCGGTTTCTCCTGGGCCTTGGCCCCGATCCAATGGGACCGGGAAGGACACGCCCGCCAGGATCTTTTTGTATTTCAACCTGTTTCCGGAGGACTGCGCCCGGCCAACCTCGATGCCCTCGGCCGTCGCCTGGAAAGAACAAAAAAGGCCCACGCCGCAAGGCGCCAAGCCCGAAACGACAGCAACAGTACACAACCCAAAGAACAGACCGTGTCCTCTTCCGAACAATAA
- the rfbB gene encoding dTDP-glucose 4,6-dehydratase — translation MRILVTGGCGFIGSNYLYHVFGTTNEDVVVNVDKLTYAGNPANIASLTEQYEGSRYFFEHADIADPEAMQRILETYDIEAVVNFAAESHVDRSIDDPAPFVTTNVQGTQVLLEASRRHGLKRFVHVSTDEVYGSLGPEGKFTEDTPLAPNSPYSASKAAADLLVRAYVMTYDFPGIVTRCSNNYGPYQFPEKLIPLMYLKARAGEHLPVYGDGGNIRDWIHVADHCRGVDTALRHGRPGAIYNFGGDAEVSNLELVKLLLRQLDRPESLIRFVTDRPGHDRRYAMDYTRTHKELGWQPQINLEHGLQATIDWYGQHDHWLSEVQSGAYRQFMDRWYERR, via the coding sequence ATGCGCATTCTGGTCACTGGCGGATGCGGTTTCATCGGTTCCAATTATCTGTACCATGTTTTTGGCACCACGAACGAGGATGTCGTGGTCAACGTGGACAAGCTGACCTACGCCGGCAATCCCGCCAACATCGCTTCCCTGACTGAACAGTACGAGGGATCGCGCTATTTTTTCGAACACGCCGATATCGCCGACCCCGAGGCAATGCAGCGCATCCTCGAGACCTACGACATTGAGGCTGTGGTCAACTTTGCCGCCGAATCCCACGTCGACCGCTCCATTGACGATCCGGCCCCGTTTGTGACCACCAATGTCCAGGGCACCCAGGTCTTGCTTGAAGCCAGCCGCCGGCACGGCCTCAAACGCTTCGTGCACGTGTCCACGGATGAAGTCTACGGCTCGCTGGGTCCGGAAGGGAAATTCACGGAAGACACGCCTCTGGCCCCCAACAGCCCGTATTCCGCCTCCAAGGCCGCAGCCGATCTTTTGGTCCGGGCCTATGTCATGACCTACGATTTCCCCGGCATCGTCACCCGGTGCTCGAATAATTACGGTCCGTACCAGTTCCCGGAAAAGCTGATCCCCCTGATGTACCTCAAGGCCAGGGCGGGGGAGCACCTGCCGGTCTATGGCGACGGCGGCAACATCCGCGACTGGATCCATGTTGCTGACCATTGCCGCGGAGTGGACACCGCGCTCCGCCACGGCCGCCCCGGCGCGATCTACAATTTTGGCGGCGACGCCGAGGTCAGCAACCTTGAATTAGTCAAACTCCTGCTCCGCCAGCTCGACCGACCCGAGTCCTTGATCCGCTTCGTCACCGACCGTCCCGGACACGACCGGCGCTACGCCATGGATTATACACGGACGCACAAGGAACTCGGATGGCAGCCCCAGATCAATCTGGAGCACGGCCTGCAAGCCACAATCGACTGGTACGGCCAACACGACCACTGGCTGAGCGAAGTCCAATCCGGCGCCTACCGGCAATTTATGGATCGTTGGTATGAACGACGCTAA
- a CDS encoding calcium/sodium antiporter codes for MTHIIPVVQITISVLLLWKGADWIIESAAALARRLRISELVIGLTVVAMGTSLPEFLVTSTAAFKGYSDISLSNIVGSNVFNLSIILGLMALMRPVPTRRVMLVREGSVLLGVVGFVLLASWDLVMGRGAGLILVTTLIVFLLLLFTRAQRLPPGLETETQREGSFKDVAIILLGFAAVALGGNWLVEGASTLARGFGISEWIIGVTIVAAGTSLPELVTCLQASLKGKNDMIMGNLLGSDLFNFAGVLGLTCLLNPLHVSASALPSLRLLVLSLVVVLACTRTGWRISRGEGALLVCIGLARWTLDIL; via the coding sequence ATGACCCATATCATCCCCGTGGTCCAAATCACCATCAGTGTCCTGCTTTTATGGAAAGGCGCCGACTGGATTATTGAAAGTGCGGCTGCTCTGGCCCGGCGCTTGCGGATCTCCGAGCTGGTTATCGGCCTGACTGTCGTGGCGATGGGTACCTCACTGCCGGAATTTCTGGTCACCTCCACAGCGGCCTTCAAAGGCTACAGCGACATTTCCCTTTCAAATATCGTCGGCTCCAACGTCTTCAATCTGAGCATCATCCTCGGTCTGATGGCCCTCATGCGGCCGGTGCCGACGCGGCGGGTCATGCTCGTTCGCGAAGGATCGGTCCTCTTGGGCGTGGTCGGTTTTGTCCTTTTGGCCTCCTGGGATCTCGTCATGGGGCGGGGGGCCGGACTCATCCTCGTGACGACACTGATTGTCTTTCTCCTGTTGCTCTTTACTCGCGCCCAGCGGCTGCCGCCGGGGTTGGAGACCGAAACCCAACGGGAAGGGTCCTTCAAAGATGTCGCGATCATCCTGTTAGGGTTTGCGGCCGTGGCCCTGGGCGGCAATTGGCTGGTCGAGGGGGCCTCTACCCTGGCCAGAGGGTTCGGGATCAGCGAATGGATCATCGGGGTGACCATTGTTGCCGCCGGGACGTCCCTGCCCGAATTGGTGACCTGCCTGCAGGCTTCCTTGAAAGGCAAAAACGACATGATCATGGGCAATCTTCTCGGTAGCGATCTCTTCAATTTTGCCGGGGTGCTGGGATTGACCTGCCTGCTCAACCCGTTGCATGTCTCGGCTTCGGCCCTGCCGAGTCTGCGCCTGCTGGTACTCAGTCTGGTGGTGGTCCTGGCCTGTACGCGCACGGGATGGCGAATCAGCCGGGGGGAGGGCGCGCTTTTGGTCTGTATCGGTCTGGCTCGCTGGACCCTGGATATCCTTTAA
- a CDS encoding fibronectin-binding protein — protein sequence MAHEHYDGLTLFSGGLDSILATKVLQAQGLRVLGVHFVTPFFGAPDRLAHWQRTYDIPLQAIDAGQAFVDMLLAGPESGFGKVLNPCVDCKILLLQLAKQHMAAYSARFLATGEVLGQRPMSQRSDTLQAIRKKADVEDILVRPLSAQLLPPSAVEQQGIVNREHLLSVRGRGRKEQLRLAEQFGITEIPQPAGGCLLTEPESAKRYWPLLKRGHTPPASDFHLANLGRQFWADARWLCVGRNQSDNILLAETAAVDDFVFKLKDLPGPLALARPLPGAQWDETAIRSAAALTASFSSKARQHKEDILMLVSHQGHTRELAISLDWAQDLPWREPDWDDVDKSRLPGGW from the coding sequence ATGGCGCACGAACACTACGACGGTCTAACCCTTTTTTCTGGTGGCCTGGACTCGATCCTGGCCACCAAGGTTCTGCAGGCTCAAGGGCTGCGTGTCCTTGGCGTTCATTTTGTGACCCCGTTTTTCGGGGCCCCGGACCGACTGGCCCATTGGCAGCGGACCTACGATATCCCCCTGCAGGCCATTGACGCCGGGCAGGCCTTTGTGGACATGCTTTTGGCTGGACCGGAGAGCGGATTCGGCAAGGTCCTCAACCCTTGCGTGGACTGCAAAATCCTGCTTTTGCAACTGGCCAAGCAGCATATGGCCGCTTACTCCGCCCGCTTTCTGGCCACCGGGGAAGTCCTGGGCCAGCGCCCCATGTCCCAGCGTTCGGACACCTTGCAGGCCATCCGGAAAAAGGCCGACGTTGAAGATATCCTGGTCCGCCCCTTGAGCGCTCAACTCCTGCCGCCGTCGGCAGTGGAACAGCAGGGGATCGTCAACCGCGAACACTTGTTGTCTGTCCGGGGACGGGGACGCAAGGAGCAGCTCCGCTTGGCCGAGCAGTTCGGGATCACGGAGATTCCCCAACCCGCCGGGGGCTGCCTGTTGACTGAACCGGAGTCAGCCAAACGGTACTGGCCCCTGCTCAAACGTGGGCACACCCCGCCGGCCTCGGACTTTCACTTGGCCAACCTCGGCCGCCAGTTCTGGGCTGACGCACGGTGGCTGTGTGTCGGGCGCAACCAGAGCGACAACATCCTCCTGGCCGAGACCGCCGCAGTCGATGACTTTGTTTTCAAACTCAAAGACCTGCCCGGCCCCCTCGCCCTCGCCCGCCCGTTGCCCGGCGCCCAATGGGACGAGACTGCCATCCGGTCGGCAGCGGCCTTGACCGCCTCGTTTTCCAGCAAGGCCCGCCAGCACAAAGAGGACATCCTCATGCTGGTCTCCCATCAGGGCCACACCCGGGAACTCGCGATCTCCCTGGACTGGGCGCAGGACCTTCCCTGGCGCGAACCGGACTGGGACGATGTCGACAAATCACGCCTGCCAGGCGGCTGGTAG